Genomic segment of Rhodococcus sp. W8901:
CGCGACATCGCCGCGTCCGGCGACGGACATGAGCAGGGCCTCGCCGGGTCCGCGGACTTCAGGTCCGCTTCCCGCGGTCCAGTCCAGGTCTGTTGCCGCCAATCGAAGGCCCCGGATCCGTCGGTGTGCGCCTATCGGGGGCGCGATGCGCGCGAAGTCGAGAGCGGGCACGAGCGCCTCGGCGGGGATATCCCGGGGGAGGCCGAGCGGCCGACGAATGTCCTGCTGGTGGATCATGCCGTCGACGAGCGCGATTCGGCTCCCGAATGCGGTGGTGAGTCCTCGGGGCTGCAGGCTGCGATCCAGTAAGTCGAGCAGTTGGTGTGGGCTGTGCTCTGCGAAGTCGTCCAGCCCGATCGCGTTGGCGCGGTCGAACCGCAACCAACCGCGAGCGAACCTGCTCGC
This window contains:
- a CDS encoding maleylpyruvate isomerase family mycothiol-dependent enzyme — its product is MRDVKELARAERTQLATLLHSLTPQQWQTPSLCAGWSVRDVVAHMLSYEELGPGGVASRFARGWLRFDRANAIGLDDFAEHSPHQLLDLLDRSLQPRGLTTAFGSRIALVDGMIHQQDIRRPLGLPRDIPAEALVPALDFARIAPPIGAHRRIRGLRLAATDLDWTAGSGPEVRGPGEALLMSVAGRGDVANELEGPGLATLRVRLGGSSSGRPPANV